Proteins encoded by one window of Amaranthus tricolor cultivar Red isolate AtriRed21 chromosome 4, ASM2621246v1, whole genome shotgun sequence:
- the LOC130810448 gene encoding uncharacterized membrane protein At4g09580: MAAPRIVIGGDDGKFRDEESAKMEESPTSKKSRLEGRFPLTKSELAVAMTVFFVFVIGLFFIFHKMPAAEYGKIKLPRTISDLRLLKDNLAIYAHDYPAQFILGYCSVYIFMQTFMIPGTIFMSLLAGALFGVIRGLVLVVFNATAGASCCYFLSKVIGRPIVTWLWPEKLKFFQGEIAKRREKLMNYMLFLRVTPTLPNLFINLASPIVDIPFHVFFLATVVGLIPASFITVRAGLALGELKSVKDLYDFKTLSVLFLIGAVIIFPAILKRKRTYE; encoded by the exons atggCGGCGCCGAGGATTGTTATTGGAGGAGATGACGGAAAGTTTAGAGACGAAGAGAGTGCTAAAATGGAGGAGTCGCCGACGAGTAAGAAGTCGAGATTAGAAGGAAGGTTTCCATTGACGAAATCGGAGCTGGCTGTTGCTATGACGGTGTTCTTCGTTTTTGTTATtggtttattctttatttttcataaaatgcCTGCTGCTGAATATGGCAAGATTAAATTGCCTCGCACTATCTCCGATCTTCGATTGCTCAA AGATAACCTTGCAATATATGCACATGACTACCCTGCACAATTCATTCTTGGTTACTGCTCAGTATATATCTTCATGCAGACATTCATGATTCCCGGAACAATATTTATGTCCTTGTTGGCTGGGGCTCTTTTTGGTGTTATAAGAGGCCTGGTCTTGGTTGTGTTTAATGCAACTGCTGGAGCATCATGCTGCTATTTCCTGTCTAAGGTGATTGGCAGGCCCATAGTTACCTGGTTGTGGCCTGAAAAGCTGAAATTCTTCCAAGGAGAG ATAGCAAAGCGCAGGGAGAAGTTGATGAATTACATGCTTTTTCTGAGGGTCACCCCCACTCTGCCCAATCTCTTTATCAACTTGGCATCTCCCATAGTGGATATACCGTTCCATGTCTTTTTTCTAGCTACAGTTGTTGGTCTTATTCCAGCTTCATTTATCACTGTGAGG GCTGGCCTTGCCCTTGGAGAATTAAAGTCTGTGAAAGACCTATATGATTTCAAAACACTCTCCGTGCTTTTCCTCATTGGTGCTGTCATTATTTTTCCGGCTATACTGAAGAGGAAGAGGACCTATGAATGA